A window from Plasmodium cynomolgi strain B DNA, chromosome 7, whole genome shotgun sequence encodes these proteins:
- a CDS encoding hypothetical protein (putative): protein MIGTILSILVTILKLCIATSPIICIVLIFVLNKNNVPDDKNKKPDFYFEVD from the coding sequence ATGATAGGCACGATCTTATCAATCCTCGTGACgatattaaaattgtgtatTGCCACCTCACCGATAATATGCATTGTCTTGATATTCGTGCTCAACAAAAATAACGTCCCCGATGATAAGAACAAAAAACCAGACTTTTATTTCGAGGTAGAT
- a CDS encoding protein kinase (putative) produces MKDCSSTRKDSAVWGALNGGATGSTKSNIIATPTAGDQNNLTSGRSSEHGECISREEAQREEGQLGDANRGSENCAEGLSDKGVPPLNDQHTDGLSDAENVHRTHIDALRKLKSNPEINLKRGEEIVKNACVFVSDDLPLKRKIEAPTEEFIKRLSMNAFHLYFPPYASCYNQISMALLYLSGDVGDILIGLKYLIENLNEINFLVLSFIEKLKRKKKVKRNQVVLHLIEFLQNRLCEENLNYKYSREHMLDFYDNLMHSNRTFFESGLVKDAVDVKDLRLIYFYTHGVRMKSESSFVKEVLHPSRDSPAEAENPCGEGQVGRGVNREVNRGVNRGVNRGVNREVNKEVNSQVNSELSSHLNSELSSHLNSHLNSELNTELNSHVNRRNFVITNSGHELNFKCKKKKKKLVGEIPVPNVHLGLHSCFREKSIYDVGSCDLFFKKKKMCKYISKCVGRYIKGRKNMCRNGDTDICSCLSSIIVSVFSDAKLREKVNIAKKEVKSVKSILVKIKRIENLVDRMIKYDPENKIGKKKEKEKGKGKGKENDAGGTGDEEDSNAESDESIKTHYYENYDFNFVFLGSVKKGSDRHRSLLFKLLCDSVDIPCRFVRYVKNHRVKYFNLVLVPSLPEQNIPECIIPIFWEEKAKMKTNSSAQSKITVSNFTSNVKMTLGYIDSFFLKIWEANNEVVNLDEHFIFEKKLGVGGFGEVWEVSLKGDREAQSSFFFPSIKDTRHFALKIMDMNEFNLNESVILREKAHTNVVKIYCTFKGYQLLLNRQHQEEKKECLCFLLQLADTSLEKVFCDKGAAYNLNFVRMTLLEIANVMSFIHKPNDKQEFYIYRDLKPDNVLLKEKKILLTDFNLSRKVDQDFEYLMSQCCGTKGHLAPEQKSVAYNRTVDIWAFAVIVSKFLKHKNFHYFSHGGYKVDLKHFEIQDKFLINLLLSCIDENPFMRPTFGEISRMIINEIVRNELERYGRATLLKTAWEK; encoded by the exons ATGAAGGACTGCTCGAGCACGCGTAAAGACAGCGCTGTTTGGGGAGCCCTCAACGGCGGCGCCACTGGCAGTACGAAGAGCAACATTATTGCGACGCCCACTGCTGGAGATCAAAACAACCTTACCAGTGGCAGGAGCAGCGAGCACGGGGAGTGCATCAGcagggaagaagcacaaaGGGAGGAAGGCCAGTTGGGCGATGCCAACAGGGGAAGTGAAAACTGTGCAGAGGGGCTGAGCGATAAAGGTGTACCCCCGCTGAACGATCAACATACTGATGGACTGAGCG ACGCGGAAAACGTGCACAGGACCCACATCGACGCGCTGCGGAAGCTGAAGTCAAACCCAGAAATA AATCTAAAGAGAGGGGAAGAAATAGTTAAGAACGCGTGTGTGTTCGTTTCGGACGATCTGCCattaaagaggaaaattGAAGCCCCGACGGAGGAGTTTATAAAGCGACTCTCCATGAACGCCTTCCATTTGTACTTCCCCCCGTATGCCTCGTGTTACAACCAAATATCAATG GCCCTGCTTTACCTCAGTGGAGACGTAGGTGACATCCTCATTGGGCTGAAATACTTGATAGAGAATCTGAACGAAATAAACTTTTTAGTGTTGAgctttattgaaaaattgaaaaggaaaaaaaaagtaaaaagaaacCAAGTGGTTCTGCATCTGATTGAGTTTCTCCAAAATAGACTCTGCGAAGAAAacttaaattataaatacagCCGGGAACACATGTTGGACTTTTACGACAATCTCATGCATAGCAACAGGACTTTCTTCGAGTCAG GCCTCGTGAAGGACGCGGTGGACGTGAAGGACCTGAGGCTAATCTACTTCTACACGCACGGCGTTCGGATGAAGAGCGAGAGCAGCTTCGTGAAGGAGGTACTCCACCCGAGCAGGGACTCGCCCGCCGAAGCGGAGAATCCTTGCGGCGAGGGCCAGGTGGGCAGAGGAGTGAACAGAGAAGTGAACAGAGGAGTGAACAGAGGAGTGAACAGAGGAGTGAACAGAGAAGTGAACAAAGAAGTGAACAGCCAAGTGAACAGCGAACTGAGCAGCCACTTGAACAGCGAACTGAGCAGCCACTTGAACAGCCACTTGAACAGCGAACTGAACACCGAACTGAACAGCCACGTGAATAGACGAAACTTTGTCATTACAAACAGCGGACACGAATTAAATttcaaatgtaaaaaaaaaaaaaaaaaactggtgGGAGAGATCCCCGTCCCGAATGTACACCTAGGGTTACACTCATGCTTTAGAGAAAAATCCATCTACGATGTTGGAAGTtgcgatttattttttaaaaaaaaaaaaatgtgtaaatatatttccaaGTGTGTTGGGAGGTACATAAAGGGTCGGAAGAACATGTGCAGAAACGGAGACACCGATATTTGCAGCTGCCTCTCCAGCATCATTGTAAGCGTATTCAGTGACGCCAAACTTCG GGAAAAGGTTAACATCGCCAAGAAGGAAGTCAAGAGTGTTAAAAGCATTTTggttaaaattaaaaggataGAAAATTTGGTGGACCGGATGATAAAGTACGACCCTGAAAAT aaaatcggaaaaaaaaaagaaaaagaaaagggcaAGGGCAAGGGCAAGGAGAATGATGCAGGGGGGACGGGTGATGAAGAAGACTCGAATGCAGAAAGCGATGAAAGCATAAAAACGCACTACTACGAAAACTacgattttaattttgtgttCCTGGgaagtgtaaaaaagggatccGATCGGCACAGGTCTTTGTTGTTTAAG CTGCTTTGCGACTCGGTGGATATTCCCTGCAGATTTGTCCGTTACGTGAAGAACCATAGGGTCAAGTACTTCAACCTCGTCTTAGTTCCGTCCCTTCCAG AGCAAAATATCCCCGAGTGCATTATCCCCATCTTTTGGGAggagaaggcaaaaatgaagaccaACTCAAGTGCGCAGTCGAAGATAACCGTTTCGAACTTTACCAGTAATGTGAAAATGACTCTAGGATACATtgacagtttttttttgaa AATATGGGAGGCGAACAACGAAGTTGTAAACCTAGACGAGCACTTCATCTTTGAGAAAAAGTTGGGAGTGGGTGGATTTGGCGAAGTGTGGGAGGTGTCCCTCAAGGGGGATAGAGAAGCACAGagctcatttttctttccgaGCATAAAAGACACGAGGCACTTTGCGTTGAAGATTATGGACATGAA cGAATTCAACCTGAACGAGTCTGTGATCCTGCGGGAGAAGGCACACACCAACGTCGTGAAGATTTACTGCACCTTCAAGG GCTACCAACTGCTGTTGAACAGGCAGCaccaggaggagaagaaggagtgCCTCTGCTTCCTGCTGCAGCTGGCCGACACGTCATTGG AAAAGGTCTTCTGCGACAAGGGAGCTGCATACAACCTGAATTTTGTGCGAATGACCCTGTTGGAGATAGCCAA CGTAATGTCTTTTATTCACAAGCCAAATGACAAGCaagaattttatatatatcggGACTTGAAGCCGGACAACGTGTTGTTAAAG GAGAAGAAGATCCTGCTGACGGACTTCAACCTGTCCAGGAAGGTCGATCAAGACTTCGAGTACCTTATGAGTCAGTGTTGCGGCACAAAGGGTCACTTGGCACCTGAGCAGAAAAGCGTGGCTTACAATAGGACTGTTGACATTTGGGCCTTTGCAGTTATTGTGTCCAAATTTCTGAAGCACAAAAATTTCCACTACTTTTCGCATGGGGGATATAAGGTGGACTTGAAGCATTTTGAGATTCAG GACAAATTCCTGATAAACCTGCTGCTCTCCTGCATCGACGAGAACCCCTTCATGCGGCCCACCTTTGGAGAGATTTCCCG GATGATTATTAACGAAATTGTGAGGAACGAGCTGGAGAGGTATGGGCGGGCCACCCTTTTGAAGACAGCTTGGGAGAAGTAG
- a CDS encoding hypothetical protein (putative) — translation MKACLNYYKALSYYRYSGHLFNQLTLLYTRGNPIKCLFFYFLSLIAVKPAPNRDAVIMFMEGVLSGGKGLANWLARLRGDSSGRAASIGSSGSSGGSRSSGSSRSSGRGRRGERGKRGGSVYLGSRGSAVSTPCHGETSCKLGRGIFYIKTKERHFLPSIKSSENGAKDTIYHQRDKHHDKVNSRLGKKHTEGKKEGSSNSGHGSTKENLAEKELNEAIFNFYMSYFKIVKLLFSKIDMNKFEKKNKFIYYTNRYIKLQYYSRREDTLMLKNIILIIFTLLSLVIYVITNQHEQGHKNTKGFLFYGNVNVSKYVYKNEQIYFSFLLIHELLLSCEDFYTNFFPSYLSVFIYTLYWFRNEPSVWEVHLGTCTEEDNRERDHLVKQYHEDYRGKSVYGSRVTRREKGNVHTSAVRRPPWGRKKGEPLSAKQNSYNQAVEKDPCDDPEFSHNKDIIKSIKDLLIGIKVREEIPLNDNSLLRYKLREDFYIYPFLSGLQFSSLEGGGGDHSTERGCKVASSQWSSLSSVVYPQFGSNQVDVKCSQLPFERGNHRGGVSHLTNFEDSNEEDVVLLKNPLFVKASSVCMNGEMVDPRDDASKGLNCYNDLYELSAISGNNVHSCDREDGSSERGGNGEKGHAEGVRHTEGMKHTDESASCANVSEGRNHSGERRDDGVSLNTHRIPHPEEGSKRDHYIAAVFDIPSDEQLEEVADRVRIMRFRSLTQGGLKENDKQSVHVRNVGKKYLAAQAREEIHQDNFPNEDAIADMPQVADMPQVGDIASRGKGTQEHTTPIGEEVCKNDMSCTMSRSDDDNKMSNIMSDHQNGSQDKSDHSGCYKVHANGEINQNDYFSYAVLESFHQVRIDALGSIPNGNVENDHSSKHVMGAKLNSSNEMTKGSDEASLEDSVEDSVEASVDASLDASLGANSEDMSYTSSPAEADTRVDDMAQLVKTPFQANHLHKGEGQTQAPVANIPGGEEVQVERTTFAACKRDSSPFRHNHAEPHHMHNGIEEPHHMRNGIEEPHHMHNGIEESHHMHNGIEEPYHMRNGTVWIEEKNSPLQKMIILDGKNIGTRYQDNYKKYFDPFRIKVVLDYYRFKKYDVKIVIPQEYVMHGRDDPLGKNPNRAYYHLQLHNNNEGPDFILTGNELLFFQNLHILGCLIVHPLESYYAFCLNLVQRWNSCFVTNVTLSELNMKLREFEQPPLKSIAAHFISYTFLGDEFLPNPTFRWPSIHRRALLKNTVNE, via the exons atgaaggCGTGCTTGAATTATTACAAGGCACTGAGTTATTATAGGTACAGTGGCCACCTGTTCAATCAGCTGACCCTTCTGTACACGCGGGGCAACCCGATCAAGTGCCTCTTTTTCTACTTCCTTTCGTTGATAGCGGTTAAGCCTGCCCCGAATAGGGACGCCGTTATCATGTTCATGGAGGGCGTCCTCAGCGGGGGGAAGGGCCTGGCCAATTGGCTGGCGCGCCTGCGGGGGGACTCATCCGGAAGAGCAGCAAGTATAGGAAGCAGCGGAAGTAGCGGAGGTAGCAGAAGTAGCGGAAGTAGCAGAAGTAGCGGAAGAGGAAGACGCGGCGAACGTGGCAAACGAGGCGGAAGTGTCTACCTCGGCAGCCGGGGCAGCGCGGTGAGCACTCCCTGCCACGGAGAAACGTCGTGCAAACTGGGGAGGGGAATCTTTTACATCAAAACTAAAGAAAGGCATTTTTTGCCCTCCATAAAAAGCAGTGAAAACGGGGCAAAGGACACCATCTACCACCAAAGGGACAAACACCACGACAAAGTGAACTCCcgattgggaaaaaaacacacagagggaaagaaggaaggaagtTCCAATAGTGGACATGGAAGCACCAAGGAAAATCTAGCCGAGAAAGAATTAAACGaagccatttttaatttctacATGAGCTActtcaaaattgtgaagcTATTATTCTCCAAAATTGacatgaacaaatttgaaaaaaaaaataaatttatttactatACCAATAGGTACATAAAGCTGCAGTACTACAGTAGGAGAGAAGATACCCTGATGCTCAAAAATATCATCCTTATTATATTTACGCTTCTAAGTTTGGTTATATATGTTATCACGAATCAACATGAGCAGGGACATAAGAACACAAAGGGATTCCTTTTCTATGGCAATGTAAACGTGTCGAAGTatgtatacaaaaatgagcaaatttatttttcgttccttttgaTTCACGAGCTGTTATTGTCATGTGAAGATTTCTAcaccaattttttccccagctATTTGTCCGTTTTTATATACACACTTTACTGGTTCCGAAATGAGCCTAGTGTGTGGGAGGTGCACTTGGGTACTTGCACCGAGGAGGACAACCGAGAGAGGGACCATCTCGTGAAGCAGTATCATGAGGATTACCGGGGGAAAAGCGTCTACGGTAGTAGGGTCACTCGCAGGGAGAAGGGCAATGTACACACCTCCGCTGTGAGGAGACCTCCCTGGGGGAGAAAGAAAGGTGAACCGCTTTCAGCGAAACAGAACAGTTACAACCAAGCAGTGGAGAAGGACCCTTGTGATGACCCCGAATTTTCTCACAACAAAGATATAATAAAAAGCATCAAAGATTTACTAATCGGCATAAAGGTGAGGGAGGAAATACCCCTGAATGATAACTCACTACTGCGCTACAAACTGAGGGAGGATTTTTACATCTATCCTTTTTTGAGTGGGTTGCAATTTAGCAGTTtggagggaggaggaggagaccATTCTACTGAGAGGGGGTGCAAGGTGGCTTCTTCACAATGGAGCAGCCTGTCCAGTGTGGTCTACCCACAATTCGGCTCCAACCAAGTAGACGTAAAGTGCAGCCAACTGCCCTTCGAGCGGGGAAACCACCGGGGGGGAGTTAGCCATCTCACCAATTTCGAGGACTCAAACGAAGAAGATGTAGTCCTTCTAAAGAACCCATTATTTGTAAAGGCGAGCAGTGTGTGTATGAACGGGGAGATGGTAGACCCGAGGGACGACGCCAGCAAGGGGCTAAACTGCTACAACGATTTATATGAGCTGTCCGCCATCAGTGGGAATAATGTGCATTCATGCGATCGGGAGGATGGGAGTAGTGAGAGGGGGGGTAATGGTGAGAAGGGGCACGCAGAGGGGGTACGGCACACAGAGGGGATGAAACACACAGATGAGAGTGCCTCATGTGCGAATGTTAGCGAGGGAAGGAACCACTCCGGTGAGCGCAGAGATGATGGGGTCTCACTCAACACACACAGAATACCCCATCCGGAGGAAGGCTCGAAGAGAGATCACTACATTGCAGCAGTATTTGACATCCCAAGTGATGAGCAGCTGGAGGAGGTAGCAGACCGCGTTCGGATCATGCGATTTAGGTCTCTCACCCAGGGTGGGTTAAAGGAGAACGACAAGCAAAGTGTGCACGTCCGTAAcgttggcaaaaaatatttggctGCACAAGCTAGAGAGGAAATACACCAGGATAATTTCCCCAATGAGGACGCCATAGCAGACATGCCACAGGTGGCAGACATGCCTCAGGTGGGAGATATTGCATCTCGGGGGAAAGGAACCCAAGAGCACACCACGCCCATAGGCGAAGAAGTTTGCAAAAACGATATGAGCTGCACCATGAGCCGAAGCGATGACGACAATAAAATGAGCAACATCATGAGCGACCACCAAAACGGATCGCAGGACAAGAGCGACCACAGTGGCTGTTACAAAGTCCATGCAAATGGTGAGATAAATCAAAACGATTATTTTAGCTATGCCGTTTTGGAGAGCTTCCATCAGGTTAGGATCGATGCTTTAGGGTCCATACCGAACGGTAATGTAGAGAATGATCACAGTTCCAAGCATGTCATGGGTGCAAAATTGAACTCGTCCAACGAGATGACCAAGGGAAGTGACGAGGCCAGCTTGGAAGACAGTGTGGAAGACAGTGTGGAAGCCAGCGTGGACGCCAGCTTGGACGCCAGCTTGGGGGCCAACTCGGAGGACATGTCGTATACGAGTTCCCCAGCCGAGGCAGACACCAGAGTAGACGACATGGCCCAATTGGTGAAGACTCCCTTCCAAGCGAACCACCTTCACAAGGGGGAAGGTCAAACGCAGGCACCGGTGGCAAACATCCCGGGGGGTGAAGAAGTTCAGGTGGAAAGAACAACCTTTGCAGCGTGTAAGAGGGATAGCAGCCCGTTTCGACATAACCATGCGGAGCCACACCATATGCATAACGGGATAGAGGAGCCCCACCATATGCGCAACGGGATAGAGGAGCCCCACCATATGCACAACGGGATAGAGGAGTCCCACCACATGCACAACGGGATAGAGGAGCCCTACCACATGCGCAACGGGACAGTGTGGATAGAGGAGAAGAACTCACCACTGCAGAAAATGATAATACTTGATGGAAAGAACATCGGCACGAGGTACCAGGACaactacaaaaaatatttcgacCCATTTCGAATAAAAGTGGTGCTAGATTATTACCGATTTAAGAAGTATGATGTGAAGATAGTCATTCCGCAAGAGTATGTAATGCACGGGAGGGATGATCCACTGGGCAAGAACCCCAACAGGGCTTACTACCACCTTCAGTTGCACAACAATAACGAAGGCCCAGACTTTATTCTCACGGGGAATGAGTTGCTGTTTTTTCAGAACCTACATATTTTAGGATGTTTAATTGTGCACCCCTTGGAAAGCTACTACGCGTTTTGCCTCAACCTTGTGCAGAGGTGGAACTCGTGCTTTGTAACAAACGTGACTCTGTCCGAACTGAACATGAAACTGCGTGAATTCGAGCAGCCCCCCCTGAAGAGCATCGCGGCGCACTTCATATCGTATACCTTTCTGGGCGACGAGTTCCTCCCCAACCCGACCTTCCGCTGGCCCTCCATCC ATCGCCGGGCCCTACTGAAGAACACTGTGAATGAATGA
- a CDS encoding transporter (putative), giving the protein MTAILPQRAIPYVVLTGAFLYNLNIGIINSYGNLNIYLTSYLRHKGQNVTYRDVSFIYELTVIMLGVSMLIGNVVQKKLGERTTILTCCFTIFVSFYLSSLYAHSYFMLCLFMGGLYGLGYGISFTIPLSCTYKHFKKNRGLVSGIVISAISLSPFLYCPLQTLLINRNNVLPVESSGDSNGGPRERYFEDPHVLGRIPHVLFIQSVIFLIFGTFGAFFATMEVRGDNEKQLTCGNLDVGNKKSKPLDAQDRSLTDVERNDEPMGIITEKNKGNQNDVTNEGDNLGSRLAKSFKKKKKNGSSVEG; this is encoded by the exons ATGACGGCCATCCTGCCGCAGCGCGCGATCCCCTACGTTGTGCTAACCGGCGCCTTCTTGTATAATCTGAATATAG GAATCATCAACTCGTATGGTAACCTGAATATCTACCTGACGTCTTACCTGAGACACAAGGGCCAAAATGTAACCTACAGGGATGTGTCTTTTATATACGAGTTGACGGTAATCATGCTGGGGGTGTCTATGCTGATTGGAAATGTTGTGCAGAAGAAATTAGGGGAGAGAACAACGATACTGACTTGctgcttcaccatttttgtttccttttatttgtCCTCATTGTATGCTCACTCGTACTTTATGCTGTGTCTGTTCATGGGGGGTCTGTACGGACTGGGCTATGGAATAAGTTTCACCATTCCGCTTTCCTGTACATAcaagcattttaaaaagaatcgAGGGTTAGTCAGTGGAATAGTCATCTCTGCAATATCGTTGagtccatttttatattgccCACTACAGACTCTGCTTATAAATAGAAACAACGTTTTACCTGTGGAGAGCAGTGGAGATAGCAATGGTGGACCCAGGGAACGTTACTTTGAAGACCCACATGTACTCGGTAGAATTCCCCATGTGCTTTTCATTCAGtccgttatttttttaatttttggcACATTTGGTGCTTTTTTCGCAACGATGGAAGTAAGGGGGGATAATGAAAAACAGCTTACCTGTGGTAATCTCGATGTAGGCAATAAGAAAAGCAAACCGTTGGATGCACAGGATAGGAGCCTTACTGATGTGGAGAGGAATGACGAACCGATGGGAATTATCACAGAGAAAAACAAGGGCAATCAAAACGATGTAACAAATGAGGGAGATAATTTGGGGTCCCGACTAGCcaaatcttttaaaaaaaaaaaaaaaaatgggagcagCGTTGAAGGatga